A single Deinococcus betulae DNA region contains:
- a CDS encoding DUF58 domain-containing protein gives MSLLLAALLYLALVGVGVLALWWGSRRPPQVSLAREVVATAFEGQSRPLTVRVTVRSRRPLRVVVHDPAPRAVVPGQEVQLGALHLGHTERELHTTVRFNRRGTFVWPGATLAWSDPLGLFWHSAPLKAPATTLDVFPGTHGLRLPDLLRPLLSEGGLSRTLGLDDPISLRGAREYVPGDPPARVHWRLSARSGTLTVRELDRTAASSVTVFVDTSGGGEVYADSAARLGASLVQEALALNLPVAVTTGAAPVPTGRDPQSLRAALGTLARLAPTQGPPQLPPIRAGGNLVILSANPALALVEQALRARATASRVSLVALPEGFYLEPGEQPRRQWSAPPDDVRDLERRAAVLAGLGVLVYVLRGNQSVLKLGA, from the coding sequence ATGAGCCTGCTGCTGGCCGCCCTGCTGTATCTGGCGCTGGTGGGAGTTGGGGTGCTGGCGCTGTGGTGGGGGTCGCGCCGGCCGCCCCAGGTCTCACTAGCCCGTGAGGTGGTCGCCACGGCTTTTGAAGGCCAGAGCCGGCCGCTGACTGTGCGCGTCACAGTCCGTAGTCGCCGCCCCCTGCGGGTGGTGGTCCATGACCCTGCGCCGCGCGCCGTCGTGCCAGGCCAGGAGGTGCAGCTGGGCGCCCTGCACCTGGGCCACACCGAGCGCGAGCTGCACACCACGGTGCGCTTCAACCGGCGCGGCACGTTTGTCTGGCCGGGCGCCACCCTGGCCTGGTCAGACCCGCTGGGGCTGTTCTGGCACAGCGCGCCCCTGAAGGCGCCCGCCACGACCCTGGACGTGTTTCCGGGTACTCACGGCCTGCGGCTGCCCGATCTGCTGCGGCCCCTGCTCAGCGAGGGGGGCCTGAGCCGCACTCTGGGGCTGGACGACCCCATCAGCCTGCGGGGCGCGCGCGAGTATGTGCCTGGAGACCCGCCGGCCCGCGTTCACTGGCGCCTGTCGGCCCGCAGCGGTACCCTGACTGTGCGCGAACTGGACCGCACGGCCGCCAGCAGCGTCACGGTGTTTGTGGACACCAGTGGGGGCGGCGAGGTTTACGCCGACAGCGCCGCGCGCCTGGGCGCCAGTCTGGTGCAGGAGGCCCTGGCCCTGAATCTGCCGGTGGCGGTGACGACAGGCGCGGCCCCGGTGCCGACCGGCCGCGACCCTCAGTCGCTCCGCGCGGCTCTGGGAACCCTGGCCCGCCTGGCCCCCACCCAGGGCCCCCCGCAGCTGCCGCCCATCCGGGCTGGGGGCAATCTGGTGATTCTGAGTGCCAACCCGGCCCTGGCGCTGGTCGAGCAGGCGCTGCGGGCGCGGGCCACAGCCAGCCGCGTCAGTCTGGTGGCTCTGCCCGAGGGGTTTTATCTGGAACCCGGCGAGCAGCCCCGGCGCCAGTGGAGCGCCCCGCCAGACGATGTGCGCGACCTCGAACGCCGCGCCGCCGTGCTGGCGGGCCTGGGCGTGCTGGTGTATGTGCTGCGCGGTAACCAGAGTGTACTCAAGCTGGGCGCGTAG
- a CDS encoding AAA family ATPase, with protein MTQTAPLPSTPEFARAVLRSVAQVLVGKEDVTHLALAGILAGGHVLLEDAPGTGKTMLARALAVSLGLGFRRVQFTPDLLPSDVTGVSVFRPATGEFEFVPGPIFTGVLLADEINRATPKTQAALLEAMGEGQVTESGVTHLLPRPFVVIATQNPVEHEGTYRLPEAQLDRFLLRLSVGYPSVEEEVQMLARLQGEHPITSLRAVVTPADLLAAQSAVRSVFVSGAVQDYIARLSRATRAHASVALGGGPRASLGLQGSAQALAWLSGRAFVTPDDVQRVAVAVLSHRLSLNIEARLQGQPAEAIVQEVLRQEPVPAEPAPTGGAPSEPVPA; from the coding sequence ATGACCCAGACTGCCCCTCTGCCTTCCACCCCCGAATTTGCCCGCGCGGTGCTCCGCAGCGTTGCCCAGGTGCTGGTGGGCAAGGAAGACGTGACCCACCTGGCGCTGGCCGGCATTCTGGCTGGCGGGCATGTGCTGCTTGAAGACGCGCCTGGCACCGGCAAGACCATGCTGGCGCGCGCCCTGGCCGTGTCGCTGGGGCTGGGCTTTCGGCGCGTGCAGTTCACCCCGGACCTGCTGCCCAGCGACGTGACCGGAGTCAGCGTGTTCCGGCCCGCCACAGGTGAATTTGAATTCGTCCCCGGCCCCATCTTTACGGGGGTGCTGCTGGCCGATGAAATTAACCGCGCCACGCCCAAGACCCAGGCCGCGCTGCTGGAGGCGATGGGTGAGGGTCAGGTCACCGAATCTGGCGTGACCCACCTTCTTCCCCGGCCATTCGTGGTGATCGCCACGCAAAATCCAGTGGAACACGAGGGGACCTACCGTCTGCCCGAAGCGCAGCTGGACCGGTTTCTGCTGCGCCTGTCGGTGGGGTATCCCTCGGTGGAGGAGGAAGTGCAGATGCTCGCCCGCCTTCAGGGGGAACATCCCATCACCTCGCTGCGGGCAGTGGTGACACCCGCCGACCTGCTGGCGGCTCAGAGCGCCGTGCGCAGTGTGTTTGTCTCGGGGGCGGTGCAGGACTATATCGCGCGCCTGAGCCGGGCCACCCGCGCACACGCCAGTGTCGCTCTGGGCGGCGGGCCACGGGCCAGCCTGGGCCTTCAGGGGTCAGCGCAGGCGCTCGCTTGGCTGTCGGGCCGTGCGTTCGTCACGCCTGACGATGTGCAGCGCGTGGCGGTGGCTGTGCTGTCCCACCGCCTGAGCCTGAACATTGAAGCGCGCCTCCAGGGCCAGCCCGCAGAGGCGATTGTGCAGGAAGTGCTGCGTCAGGAGCCAGTGCCCGCCGAGCCTGCCCCCACCGGAGGGGCGCCCAGCGAGCCTGTGCCCGCATGA
- a CDS encoding DUF4129 domain-containing protein, whose protein sequence is MTAAPTRPMAGRWLRYGVALLPLCLAGALPLWTTAALCALLAAGVRWPVWAQGRVLITQLILGLNLLTALPSALSQGQPSDLLTLGAQYLLLSVLGFVLTWGINTLEEGQRRGLLAPLLIGALFPQPLVLVALFGGALARQDQKAADLTSSAPPGWWSLLGAGLLGLVLLAALLPPAPPVWSAVQLDTVTSEPPPRTDTRPQSGPVGRAERGGTGGQVMAQPSPVMDLGQLGFPAELTLLAGLLCLVGAARLFQGRGRRQSPPHPAEILMIVGLLVLGIAWLVTGVLLWRGGAGGGAIPPAATIIQGGRSSGPEGQLTAARFSLLPLLQLLPWLTAIVFLAMGVWLLRLKLRPDSLSGDVTEEAATPADPAEAQPLHRVRQAYRAALGALADAGLGRAPHETPALYAARLTGGHPSLAASLHTLTAAYEPVRYGGQLTDQTAEAAEAAAHTIQTIAPTLTPPEATP, encoded by the coding sequence GTGACCGCCGCGCCTACGCGGCCTATGGCTGGGCGGTGGCTGCGGTACGGCGTGGCCCTGCTGCCCCTGTGCCTGGCCGGCGCGCTGCCGCTGTGGACCACTGCGGCGCTGTGTGCGCTGCTGGCGGCTGGCGTGCGCTGGCCGGTGTGGGCGCAGGGCCGGGTGCTGATTACCCAGCTCATTCTGGGTCTGAACCTCCTGACCGCGCTGCCCAGCGCCTTAAGCCAAGGTCAGCCAAGTGACCTGCTGACGCTGGGCGCACAGTACTTGCTGCTGAGTGTCCTGGGTTTCGTCCTGACTTGGGGCATCAATACGCTGGAAGAAGGCCAGCGGCGCGGCTTGCTGGCCCCTCTGCTCATAGGGGCGCTGTTTCCTCAGCCCCTCGTGCTGGTGGCTCTTTTTGGCGGCGCCCTGGCGCGGCAAGACCAGAAAGCGGCAGACCTGACCTCTTCGGCCCCCCCTGGCTGGTGGAGTCTGCTGGGGGCCGGGTTACTCGGTCTAGTCCTGTTGGCCGCGTTGCTTCCTCCAGCGCCGCCTGTGTGGTCAGCTGTTCAGCTCGACACCGTCACCTCCGAGCCGCCGCCGCGCACAGACACTCGGCCGCAATCTGGTCCAGTGGGCCGCGCAGAGAGGGGAGGAACAGGTGGGCAGGTCATGGCTCAGCCCTCCCCAGTGATGGACCTGGGGCAATTGGGCTTCCCGGCAGAATTGACGCTTCTGGCGGGGCTGCTGTGCCTTGTGGGGGCTGCCCGGTTGTTTCAGGGGCGGGGACGGCGCCAGAGCCCTCCCCACCCAGCCGAGATCCTGATGATCGTGGGGTTACTGGTCCTGGGAATAGCCTGGCTGGTCACAGGTGTGCTGCTCTGGCGCGGCGGGGCTGGTGGCGGGGCAATTCCCCCAGCAGCGACCATAATCCAAGGTGGGCGGAGCAGTGGGCCAGAAGGGCAGCTGACAGCCGCCAGATTCTCGCTACTGCCACTGCTTCAGCTGCTGCCGTGGCTCACGGCCATCGTGTTTCTGGCTATGGGCGTCTGGCTGCTGCGGCTGAAGCTGCGGCCTGATTCTCTATCCGGCGACGTTACTGAGGAAGCGGCCACGCCCGCTGACCCGGCCGAAGCTCAGCCCCTTCACCGCGTCCGGCAGGCCTACCGCGCGGCCCTGGGCGCCCTGGCCGACGCCGGCCTGGGCCGCGCCCCCCACGAAACCCCAGCCCTGTATGCGGCGCGCCTGACCGGCGGGCACCCCAGCCTGGCCGCGTCCCTGCACACCCTGACTGCCGCGTACGAACCGGTGCGCTACGGCGGCCAGCTGACCGACCAGACCGCTGAAGCCGCCGAGGCCGCCGCCCACACCATCCAGACTATCGCCCCTACCTTGACCCCACCCGAGGCCACCCCATGA